A stretch of the Caminicella sporogenes DSM 14501 genome encodes the following:
- a CDS encoding DUF4177 domain-containing protein codes for MKKWEYKILNLKTKGVSNLILSKEDEERLNKLGKEGWELTTATPTVNGRNICCILKREVVE; via the coding sequence ATGAAAAAATGGGAATATAAAATTTTAAATTTAAAAACTAAAGGAGTTTCTAATTTAATATTGAGTAAAGAAGATGAGGAAAGGTTAAATAAATTAGGTAAAGAAGGATGGGAATTAACTACAGCAACACCAACTGTAAATGGAAGAAATATATGCTGTATATTAAAAAGAGAAGTTGTAGAATAA